A genome region from Clostridium sp. JN-9 includes the following:
- a CDS encoding flagellar basal body-associated FliL family protein, producing MSEEKKEKKSGGIKVILIVILIIIAVGGGAFAGYYFYSKSNSSKPKANTLPVQPAANTANVATSVVSQRTYSADDFLVNLADEDGKKYLKVKVYLGYENKKMDKELDAKKPIIRDTINSVLRVKKSTDFTAKGTEDMKREILQKLNPIFTNGQLDNIYFYDIVVQY from the coding sequence ATGAGCGAAGAAAAAAAAGAAAAAAAAAGCGGAGGTATTAAAGTTATTCTCATAGTGATTCTTATAATTATTGCTGTAGGAGGAGGAGCTTTTGCAGGTTATTATTTCTATTCAAAATCAAATAGCAGTAAGCCCAAGGCAAATACACTTCCAGTACAACCTGCTGCAAATACTGCAAATGTGGCAACTTCAGTGGTATCACAAAGAACATACAGTGCAGATGATTTTCTTGTGAATCTGGCAGATGAGGATGGAAAAAAATATCTTAAGGTTAAGGTTTATTTAGGATATGAAAATAAGAAAATGGATAAAGAACTGGATGCAAAAAAGCCAATAATAAGAGACACCATAAATAGTGTTTTAAGAGTTAAAAAGTCCACAGACTTTACTGCTAAGGGAACAGAGGATATGAAGAGGGAAATACTTCAAAAATTAAATCCTATATTTACAAATGGACAGCTTGACAACATTTATTTCTACGATATTGTGGTGCAATACTAA
- a CDS encoding OmpA family protein → MSRRKRKKKEDTGLTGNEWLATFSDTMTLLLTFFILLYSFSNLDAQKFKKMASAFQSVLTGSAGNTVMDFNMKDGNVPLAGETDKLDSYNGNDSQELYNNVKSFIDKNDLKDTVEIKKDSRGVIIQLRDSVLFETGKADIKKNSLPILEKLSKLIASVPNNSIVVEGHTDNVPISNYKYETNWELSTARASSVLRYFVETKKMAPARFTAAGYGEYKPIAPNDTDENRAKNRRVNIVVVANETKTKEATKK, encoded by the coding sequence ATGTCTAGAAGAAAAAGGAAAAAGAAGGAGGATACAGGTCTTACCGGGAATGAGTGGCTTGCTACTTTTTCTGATACTATGACCTTACTCTTAACTTTTTTCATATTATTATATTCATTTTCTAATTTAGATGCACAAAAGTTTAAAAAGATGGCCTCTGCTTTTCAAAGTGTGCTAACCGGAAGTGCCGGGAATACTGTTATGGATTTTAATATGAAAGATGGTAATGTACCTCTTGCAGGTGAAACAGATAAACTTGATTCATACAACGGTAACGATTCACAGGAACTATATAATAATGTTAAAAGTTTTATAGATAAAAATGATCTTAAGGATACAGTAGAAATTAAAAAAGATTCAAGAGGAGTCATTATACAGTTAAGAGACAGTGTATTATTTGAAACCGGTAAGGCAGATATTAAGAAAAATTCACTGCCTATACTGGAGAAGCTAAGTAAATTAATTGCTTCAGTACCAAACAACAGCATTGTAGTTGAAGGGCATACGGATAATGTACCAATCAGTAATTATAAATATGAAACAAATTGGGAGTTGTCTACTGCAAGAGCCTCTTCTGTATTAAGATATTTTGTAGAAACTAAAAAAATGGCACCAGCAAGATTTACCGCTGCCGGATATGGAGAATATAAGCCTATAGCACCAAATGATACAGATGAAAACAGGGCAAAAAATAGAAGGGTGAATATCGTGGTAGTGGCAAATGAAACGAAAACCAAGGAGGCAACAAAAAAATGA